The Caenorhabditis elegans chromosome II genome has a segment encoding these proteins:
- the C23H3.2 gene encoding DUF3810 domain-containing protein (Confirmed by transcript evidence) — MINSTVLTDSPKSNRSSQAVIDAKSDSSEKGSESPKSLRDYHRGGSGSLTGGGAIVLTNNKPDMKKYKQKLDNRLGIVLLMCLITMFVILGIYGTMHSSVHDELTTYVNRTHQIASELKNAMDENYPKENQTNVDKHGRVWMTVEELEDYAYLIDKTNSTVWNLFFWNLILSIFLFPIVLAIHMGWIAGNGAKFAYRIVLLIGLLFCIAQFLYLVHPIFWGAVRFPGMLDRLFLEAYPRDQYQIDSIQKRFACEFKPHETLVQLDLQQPCIPKMKNSLLPTYSTLLLIFIDLFPFLFGAFIYAWSAWIKNSQVVRTARQRVELNNSRRVPFPTQNIYSPPERNVKLVEV, encoded by the exons ATGATCAACTCTACAGTGCTAACAGACAGTCCGAAATCGAATCGATCAAGCCAAGCAGTGATTGACGCCAA GTCCGATTCTTCAGAGAAAGGAAGTGAATCACCCAAAAGTCTACGCGATTATCATAGAGGAG GTTCTGGAAGTTTGACTGGAGGCGGTGCAATTGTCCTAACAAATAACAAACCG GATATGAAGAAGTACAAACAAAAGTTGGATAACAGGCTTGGAATCGTACTGCTCATGTGTCTCATCACAATGTTTGTTATTTTAG GAATTTACGGAACAATGCATTCGTCAGTTCACGATGAACTTACCACATACGTTAACAGAACTCATCAAATAGCCAGTGAACTTAAAAATGCGATGGACGAAAACTATCCAAAAGAGAATCAGACTAACGTGGACAAACATGGAAGAGTCTGGATGACTGTAGAAGAACTCGAGGATTATGCGTATCTTATTGACaag ACTAATTCAACAGTGTGGAACTTATTCTTCTGGAATTtgattttgtcaattttcctCTTCCCAATTGTTCTGGCTATTCACATGGGATGGATTGCTGGCAATGGAGCGAAGTTCGCCTACAGA ATAGTTCTTCTCATTGGCCTCTTGTTTTGtattgctcaatttttgtatCTTGTGCACCCAATTTTCTGGGGAGCCGTCCGTTTCCCAGGAATGCTTGACCGATTGTTCCTCGAGGCTTATCCTCGTGATCAATACCAAATTGACAGTATCCAAAAAAGATTCGCTTGTGAGTTCAAACCACACGAAACATTGGTTCAGTTAGACCTGCAACAACCTTGCATcccaaaaatgaagaattccTTATTGCCGACTTATTCTACacttttgctcattttcatcgacctgtttccatttttgtttggCGCTTTCATCTACGCGTGGAGTGCCTGGATTAAGAATAGCCAAGTCGTCAGAACAGCTAGACAGCGGGTTGAGTTGAATAACTCAAGAAG AGTGCCATTCCCgacacaaaatatttattcaccACCGGAGCGCAACGTTAAGTTGGTGGAAGTTTAA
- the C23H3.2 gene encoding DUF3810 domain-containing protein (Confirmed by transcript evidence) translates to MAIANNRRVDMKKYKQKLDNRLGIVLLMCLITMFVILGIYGTMHSSVHDELTTYVNRTHQIASELKNAMDENYPKENQTNVDKHGRVWMTVEELEDYAYLIDKTNSTVWNLFFWNLILSIFLFPIVLAIHMGWIAGNGAKFAYRIVLLIGLLFCIAQFLYLVHPIFWGAVRFPGMLDRLFLEAYPRDQYQIDSIQKRFACEFKPHETLVQLDLQQPCIPKMKNSLLPTYSTLLLIFIDLFPFLFGAFIYAWSAWIKNSQVVRTARQRVELNNSRRVPFPTQNIYSPPERNVKLVEV, encoded by the exons ATGGCGATCGCGAACAATAGAAGagtt GATATGAAGAAGTACAAACAAAAGTTGGATAACAGGCTTGGAATCGTACTGCTCATGTGTCTCATCACAATGTTTGTTATTTTAG GAATTTACGGAACAATGCATTCGTCAGTTCACGATGAACTTACCACATACGTTAACAGAACTCATCAAATAGCCAGTGAACTTAAAAATGCGATGGACGAAAACTATCCAAAAGAGAATCAGACTAACGTGGACAAACATGGAAGAGTCTGGATGACTGTAGAAGAACTCGAGGATTATGCGTATCTTATTGACaag ACTAATTCAACAGTGTGGAACTTATTCTTCTGGAATTtgattttgtcaattttcctCTTCCCAATTGTTCTGGCTATTCACATGGGATGGATTGCTGGCAATGGAGCGAAGTTCGCCTACAGA ATAGTTCTTCTCATTGGCCTCTTGTTTTGtattgctcaatttttgtatCTTGTGCACCCAATTTTCTGGGGAGCCGTCCGTTTCCCAGGAATGCTTGACCGATTGTTCCTCGAGGCTTATCCTCGTGATCAATACCAAATTGACAGTATCCAAAAAAGATTCGCTTGTGAGTTCAAACCACACGAAACATTGGTTCAGTTAGACCTGCAACAACCTTGCATcccaaaaatgaagaattccTTATTGCCGACTTATTCTACacttttgctcattttcatcgacctgtttccatttttgtttggCGCTTTCATCTACGCGTGGAGTGCCTGGATTAAGAATAGCCAAGTCGTCAGAACAGCTAGACAGCGGGTTGAGTTGAATAACTCAAGAAG AGTGCCATTCCCgacacaaaatatttattcaccACCGGAGCGCAACGTTAAGTTGGTGGAAGTTTAA